One Carboxydothermus pertinax DNA window includes the following coding sequences:
- a CDS encoding YjjI family glycine radical enzyme, translated as MKLETLSRVRRAMNRVYEIITDTSLDYKDKRHLLAAEAENFLPYVKISEKAQNYFAEGILCDLFEGHAPYRPRYILPDYQKFMEKGSEYLNLKPPQDLFEAVNALLIIYRYVPSITSYPVYLGQVDELLEPFVLAAGEELSEKLLKMFLVQIDRVLPDGFVHMNIGPKDTRTGRLLLKLERELKQAVPNISLKYNEETPDSFAVEAVKTALEIGKPYFVNDRELKEDLDPAYGVASCYNTLLIGGGSFTLVRLNLKEAAKKARDFQDFIQNVLPDAVLAQAEVINARAKFIVEEAKFFETSFLAKEGLISLDRFTSMAGYFGLYECLEHLTGLKLGQDKEALYYAEQVLKTAKDTLKRVPGAYCNGTGGRIGFHAQSGIDSDIDVTPGVRIKYGEEPDIFTQIKTEGRLHKYFDTGISDIYIFDRTARENPEGVLKIIKGALEEGIRVFSFNTSDSEFIRITGYLVKRTDVLKYEKGEVLREDTVKLGAASIKNNNTEARKVRIIGERNSQ; from the coding sequence ATGAAGTTAGAAACTTTAAGTCGGGTGAGAAGAGCGATGAACCGGGTTTATGAAATAATTACCGATACTTCTTTGGATTACAAAGATAAGCGGCACTTACTGGCGGCGGAAGCGGAAAACTTCCTTCCTTACGTAAAGATTAGTGAAAAAGCTCAGAACTATTTTGCCGAAGGAATTCTATGTGACCTGTTTGAAGGTCATGCACCTTATCGGCCGCGTTATATTCTGCCGGATTACCAAAAATTTATGGAAAAGGGAAGCGAGTACTTAAATTTAAAACCCCCGCAGGATTTATTTGAAGCGGTTAATGCCCTTTTAATTATCTATCGCTACGTACCCTCCATAACGAGCTATCCCGTATATCTGGGACAGGTAGATGAACTGTTAGAACCGTTTGTTTTGGCTGCTGGTGAGGAACTTTCCGAGAAACTCTTAAAAATGTTTTTGGTGCAAATAGACCGGGTGTTACCCGATGGTTTTGTCCACATGAACATTGGGCCCAAAGATACCCGTACTGGACGGTTACTTTTAAAGCTTGAGCGGGAGCTAAAACAGGCGGTACCCAACATTTCCCTAAAATATAATGAAGAAACTCCCGATAGTTTTGCCGTAGAGGCGGTTAAAACAGCCTTGGAAATTGGAAAACCGTATTTTGTCAATGACCGGGAATTAAAAGAAGACCTTGACCCTGCTTACGGAGTTGCTAGCTGCTATAATACTTTATTAATTGGTGGAGGCAGCTTTACTTTAGTTCGGTTAAATTTAAAAGAAGCTGCCAAAAAAGCGAGAGATTTTCAAGACTTTATCCAGAATGTTTTACCTGATGCAGTGTTGGCGCAGGCCGAGGTTATCAATGCCCGGGCTAAATTTATCGTAGAAGAGGCGAAGTTTTTTGAAACTTCCTTTTTAGCTAAAGAAGGTTTAATTTCCCTTGACCGCTTTACCTCCATGGCCGGATATTTTGGACTTTACGAATGTCTTGAACACTTAACGGGACTAAAACTTGGTCAGGATAAAGAAGCCCTTTACTATGCCGAACAAGTGTTAAAAACCGCCAAAGATACTTTAAAAAGGGTCCCGGGAGCTTACTGCAACGGTACCGGCGGCAGGATAGGATTTCATGCCCAGTCGGGAATTGACAGCGACATCGATGTGACGCCCGGGGTGCGGATAAAATACGGCGAGGAGCCGGACATCTTTACCCAGATTAAAACCGAGGGAAGGCTCCATAAATACTTTGATACAGGCATTAGTGATATTTACATCTTTGACCGGACCGCCCGGGAAAATCCGGAAGGGGTTTTAAAAATAATCAAGGGGGCTTTAGAAGAAGGAATCAGGGTATTTTCCTTCAACACTTCCGATTCGGAATTTATCCGGATTACCGGTTACCTTGTAAAAAGAACCGATGTTTTAAAATACGAAAAAGGCGAGGTTTTACGGGAAGATACGGTAAAGCTTGGAGCAGCAAGCATTAAAAACAACAATACCGAAGCCAGAAAGGTAAGGATAATCGGTGAGAGGAATAGTCAATAA
- a CDS encoding DUF5666 domain-containing protein, with protein sequence MKKIAVLVLTVFLLGITLPALADTATTVPANTTPGVSDTVYANQTPTVSGTTYTTPSVTDQTYQPVPAPADNQLPFDLNLLNSLSYNQLKQLKEEIENLLEQKEEELQEFKGIVTSFDGQTLAVKGENEEKTFVITSDTDMEVKGELGAGYKAEVKYDPANNEAVKVEAKPVILEYTGTVISFDGNNLTVARGNGEQKTFSITENTKIEGLGKLEGEKTIKPGYKVGVKYTLAGNAVEVKVIPAKVEKEKEKEKERKRETKKEKEQKAKKEVKTKFSKNKTKGKK encoded by the coding sequence ATGAAGAAGATAGCGGTTTTAGTTTTAACGGTATTTTTACTTGGGATTACTTTACCTGCGTTGGCCGATACTGCTACCACCGTGCCAGCTAATACCACTCCGGGGGTAAGTGATACTGTTTATGCCAACCAAACTCCAACTGTAAGTGGCACGACCTATACCACCCCATCGGTAACCGATCAAACTTATCAACCTGTACCGGCTCCAGCAGACAACCAGTTGCCTTTTGATTTAAACCTTTTAAACAGCCTGTCTTATAATCAGCTAAAACAGTTAAAGGAAGAAATTGAAAATCTTTTGGAGCAAAAAGAGGAAGAACTTCAGGAATTTAAAGGGATTGTAACTTCGTTTGACGGACAAACTCTTGCCGTTAAGGGAGAAAACGAGGAAAAAACTTTTGTAATTACTTCGGATACGGACATGGAAGTAAAAGGAGAGTTGGGTGCTGGTTATAAAGCAGAAGTAAAATACGATCCGGCAAACAACGAAGCTGTAAAAGTTGAAGCAAAACCTGTAATACTGGAATATACCGGTACGGTAATTTCTTTTGATGGTAACAATCTCACCGTTGCTCGTGGGAATGGTGAACAAAAAACCTTTAGTATTACGGAAAACACTAAAATTGAAGGATTAGGCAAGCTTGAAGGAGAAAAAACAATCAAACCGGGTTATAAAGTAGGTGTTAAATACACCTTAGCGGGAAATGCCGTCGAAGTTAAAGTAATACCGGCAAAAGTTGAAAAGGAAAAGGAAAAAGAAAAGGAAAGAAAAAGAGAAACTAAAAAAGAAAAAGAACAAAAAGCAAAGAAAGAAGTAAAGACAAAATTTTCTAAAAATAAAACAAAAGGTAAAAAATAA
- a CDS encoding YjjW family glycine radical enzyme activase yields MRGIVNKIIEVSFIDGPGSRMAIFLQGCNLDCLYCHNPETKKYCQNCGRCVEQCPAGALTNLDGRVTWDKAICHGCDRCLEVCPHSSSPKTTLWEVEDLVAYILENEVFLDGVTFSGGECTLQADFILEVSHKLKEKSNLTVFVDTNCFLEEEKFLTLCQNIDGIMADLKAFDPVLHRKLTGVANELIFQNLNTASQLGVLYEVRTVLVPGLNDHPQEVKNIARFIRELNSYTLLKLIPFRNYGVKSYLKEAPNLPEEKFFELFEVATEILGSRVYGKYSI; encoded by the coding sequence GTGAGAGGAATAGTCAATAAAATTATTGAGGTAAGCTTTATCGACGGTCCCGGAAGCCGGATGGCAATCTTTCTGCAGGGTTGTAATCTTGACTGCCTGTACTGTCACAACCCGGAAACCAAAAAATACTGCCAGAATTGTGGTAGATGTGTTGAACAGTGCCCGGCCGGAGCCTTAACAAACCTTGACGGCAGGGTAACCTGGGATAAGGCGATTTGCCATGGGTGTGACCGTTGCCTTGAGGTGTGTCCCCATTCGTCCTCTCCAAAAACTACCCTCTGGGAGGTGGAGGATTTAGTAGCTTATATTTTGGAAAATGAAGTTTTTTTAGATGGGGTAACCTTTTCCGGCGGGGAATGCACCCTGCAGGCGGATTTTATCCTGGAAGTTAGCCATAAACTTAAAGAAAAAAGTAATCTAACGGTTTTTGTCGATACTAATTGCTTTTTGGAGGAAGAGAAATTTCTAACCTTATGTCAAAATATCGATGGAATTATGGCCGATTTAAAAGCTTTTGATCCGGTTTTGCACCGTAAGCTGACCGGTGTAGCCAACGAATTAATTTTTCAAAATTTAAATACGGCGTCGCAGCTTGGAGTACTGTATGAGGTTCGAACGGTATTGGTGCCCGGTTTAAACGACCATCCGCAGGAAGTGAAAAACATTGCCCGGTTTATTCGTGAACTCAATTCGTATACATTGTTAAAACTGATACCTTTCCGTAACTATGGTGTAAAATCTTATTTAAAAGAGGCACCGAACTTGCCTGAAGAAAAATTTTTTGAGCTATTTGAGGTTGCAACGGAAATTCTTGGTTCCCGGGTTTACGGGAAGTATAGTATTTAA
- a CDS encoding HD domain-containing protein → MVIYPAPIYLYCKFLPKETAMAGKNTGLAVSVFFREKQFSQNPLESLLALHQKGLLFKALPELSHLVGLPQNPERHRLCAWGHTLRVLEELPEKDLELIMAALLHDVGKGLPGVRTYKNGYPNDFGHAERGALMARGILKRFNFPRQTIDRTAWLIYYHMSVPYEVEKVEFWLKQLGKTLPPGELYRRVRKLITLKEADKRSDNIGAEGKIQALKKVREEVEKFYLKSK, encoded by the coding sequence ATGGTGATTTACCCCGCTCCAATTTATCTTTACTGCAAATTTTTGCCAAAAGAAACTGCCATGGCTGGTAAAAATACTGGTCTGGCAGTTTCTGTGTTTTTCCGGGAAAAGCAATTTAGCCAAAATCCTTTGGAGAGTTTATTAGCATTACATCAAAAAGGGCTTCTCTTTAAAGCACTACCGGAGTTATCTCACCTGGTAGGCTTACCCCAGAATCCCGAACGCCATCGCCTTTGTGCTTGGGGGCATACTTTAAGGGTTTTGGAGGAGCTTCCCGAGAAGGATTTAGAATTAATCATGGCCGCTCTTTTGCACGATGTGGGGAAGGGTCTACCGGGGGTGCGAACGTACAAAAACGGCTATCCCAACGATTTTGGCCATGCCGAGCGGGGAGCTCTAATGGCCCGGGGTATTTTAAAACGCTTCAATTTTCCCCGGCAAACTATTGACCGAACCGCCTGGCTTATTTATTACCACATGTCCGTACCCTATGAAGTAGAAAAAGTAGAATTTTGGCTTAAGCAGCTTGGGAAAACATTACCCCCGGGTGAACTTTACCGGCGGGTACGAAAGTTAATTACTTTAAAAGAAGCGGATAAACGCTCGGATAACATCGGTGCCGAAGGTAAAATCCAGGCATTGAAAAAGGTAAGGGAGGAAGTAGAGAAATTTTACCTTAAAAGTAAATAA
- a CDS encoding Mrp/NBP35 family ATP-binding protein has product MGEDLASIKPKIPKGENKVKNVLAIMSGKGGVGKSSVTSLLAVAFARKGFKVGILDGDITGPSIPKMFGLKPGQFGSDGEKIIPPETGLGIKIMSINLLLKSEEEAVIWRGPLLSGAIKQFWEDVLWGELDYLLVDLPPGTGDVPLTVLQTLPLKGVVIVSSPQDLAVMVVKKAMKLAKNLDVPILGLIENMAYLKCPHCGELLYPFKKPQGEEICRETGIRLLGTLPIVPEYAEYADRGLIEKLESPEFLEIVNKL; this is encoded by the coding sequence ATGGGCGAAGATTTAGCTTCTATTAAACCTAAAATACCAAAAGGAGAAAACAAAGTAAAAAACGTTTTAGCCATTATGAGTGGTAAGGGAGGGGTTGGCAAATCCTCGGTTACCTCCCTGCTGGCGGTGGCTTTTGCCCGAAAAGGCTTTAAGGTGGGAATTTTAGATGGCGATATTACGGGACCAAGCATTCCTAAAATGTTCGGCCTAAAGCCGGGTCAATTTGGTTCTGATGGTGAAAAGATTATTCCGCCAGAAACCGGGCTAGGAATTAAAATCATGTCGATCAACTTACTTTTAAAATCCGAAGAGGAAGCGGTAATCTGGAGAGGACCGTTACTTTCCGGGGCAATTAAACAATTCTGGGAAGACGTTTTATGGGGTGAACTGGATTACCTTTTGGTGGATTTGCCTCCGGGTACAGGCGATGTTCCCTTAACGGTACTGCAAACTTTACCTTTAAAAGGGGTTGTTATTGTCTCATCGCCTCAGGATTTAGCAGTGATGGTGGTTAAAAAGGCCATGAAACTCGCCAAAAATCTTGACGTGCCAATTCTTGGTCTCATTGAGAATATGGCCTATTTAAAATGCCCCCATTGCGGTGAACTCCTTTATCCCTTTAAAAAGCCTCAGGGAGAGGAAATATGCCGCGAAACCGGAATAAGGTTACTTGGTACTTTGCCGATTGTTCCCGAATATGCGGAATATGCTGACCGGGGTTTAATTGAAAAGCTCGAATCCCCTGAATTTTTAGAAATAGTAAATAAGCTCTAA
- a CDS encoding DUF1847 domain-containing protein, giving the protein MKTGCRYCKTTANFKGNFNAMPPNCPTKIYSEITKNKQPYLEDEITAKIMQVADQTPFDEKGKLRSRVEELVFFAKEMGYKKIGIAFCVTLINEAQKLAAILEKEGLTPILACCRLGAIDYSEIRLPKKNPEKFVSICNPIAQARLFNEVKTDLNVILGLCLGHDILFTRESQAPTTTLIVKDRVYGHNPIKTLAKIIEG; this is encoded by the coding sequence ATGAAGACCGGATGTCGCTATTGTAAAACTACGGCTAATTTTAAGGGAAATTTTAACGCCATGCCCCCAAACTGTCCTACTAAAATTTACAGTGAAATAACCAAAAATAAACAACCTTATCTTGAGGATGAAATTACTGCTAAAATTATGCAGGTAGCGGACCAAACCCCTTTTGATGAAAAGGGAAAACTTAGAAGCCGTGTCGAAGAACTTGTCTTTTTTGCCAAAGAAATGGGGTATAAAAAAATTGGCATTGCCTTTTGTGTAACCTTAATCAATGAAGCCCAGAAGCTTGCTGCAATTTTAGAAAAAGAAGGGCTTACTCCCATCCTTGCCTGCTGCCGCCTTGGAGCAATTGACTACTCTGAAATTCGCCTTCCCAAGAAAAATCCTGAAAAATTTGTCTCCATCTGTAATCCTATTGCCCAGGCCCGCCTGTTTAATGAAGTAAAGACCGATTTAAATGTGATTTTAGGCTTATGCCTCGGTCATGATATCCTTTTTACCCGGGAAAGCCAGGCCCCAACCACTACTTTAATTGTGAAAGACCGGGTTTATGGGCATAATCCAATAAAAACTCTGGCAAAAATAATAGAAGGATAA